A single genomic interval of Pyrus communis chromosome 5, drPyrComm1.1, whole genome shotgun sequence harbors:
- the LOC137735126 gene encoding amino acid transporter AVT6C-like produces MSPAAEAHVPLLQDRKPVRRGSVSGAVFNVSTSIIGAGIMSIPATLKVLGVIPAFVLIVIIALLADVSVEFLMRFTHSGESTTYSGVMRESFGQVGSVATQICVIITNLGCLIMYQIIIGDVLSGNGAAGVGHSGVLQEWFGVHWWNSRDIALLFTLIFIFLPLVLLRRVESLRFSSAISVLLAVVFVGISSAMAIYAIFEGKVNTPRLLPSLGKQTSFFDLFTAVPVIVTAFTFHFNVHPIGFELGKPSDMISAVRISLVLCAAIYFSIGLFGYLLFGDAIVADILVNFDRSSDSAMGAVLNDAVRLSYALHLMLVFPLLNFSLRVNLDELLFPQKRLLAADSRRFVLLTLGLLVFSYLAAIAFPNIWYIFQFLGSTSAVCLAFIFPGAIVLRDVHGISTRTDRIMATVMVVLAVVTSAVAISINVYNFFGNKS; encoded by the exons ATGTCGCCGGCAGCCGAAGCCCACGTGCCACTGCTGCAGGACAGAAAGCCGGTGAGGCGGGGGTCTGTTTCAGGGGCGGTGTTCAACGTGTCCACGAGCATAATTGGTGCCGGAATCATGTCCATACCGGCCACTCTCAAGGTGCTTGGTGTGATACCGGCTTTCGTGCTTATTGTGATCATTGCTTTGCTGGCTGACGTCTCGGTGGAGTTCCTGATGAGGTTCACGCATTCCGGCGAGTCCACGACGTATTCCGGCGTCATGAGGGAGTCCTTTGGGCAGGTGGGATCGGTTGCCACACAGATATGTGTCATTATTACTAATCTTGGGTGCTTAATTATGTACCAGATTATAATTG gGGATGTTCTATCTGGAAATGGGGCTGCCGGAGTAGGGCATTCCGGTGTTCTGCAAGAGTGGTTTGGAGTTCATTGGTGGAACTCACGTGATATTGCCCTCCTATTCACgcttattttcattttcctgCCACTGGTTTTGTTAAGGCGAGTAG AGTCTCTGAGGTTCAGTTCAGCCATATCAGTTCTTCTTGCTGTGGTTTTTGTTGGCATAAGTTCTGCCATGGCGATCTATGCAATCTTTGAAGGGAAAGTCAACACCCCAAGATTGTTACCAAGCTTGGGCAAACAAACCTCCTTCTTTGACCTTTTCACTGCTGTTCCAGTCATTGTTACAGCCTTCACTTTTCACTTCAACG TTCACCCAATTGGCTTCGAGCTTGGTAAGCCGTCTGATATGATATCAGCGGTCAGGATTTCACTGGTGCTCTGTGCAGCCATCTACTTCTCCATTGGACTGTTTGGGTACCTTTTGTTTGGGGATGCAATCGTGGCTGACATACTTGTGAATTTCGACAGAAGCTCAGATTCAGCAATGGGGGCAGTGCTGAATGATGCGGTCAGATTAAGCTATGCCCTCCATCTGATGTTGGTTTTTCCTCTCTTGAACTTTTCTCTGAGGGTAAATTTGGATGAACTGCTTTTCCCTCAAAAGCGGCTTTTGGCCGCAGATAGTAGGAGATTTGTGCTCCTCACTCTTGGCCTGCTGGTTTTCTCTTACCTGGCGGCAATTGCCTTCCCAAACATTTGGtacatttttcagtttttgggaTCAACTTCTGCTGTCTGCCTTGCCTTCATTTTCCCTGGTGCGATTGTTCTACG AGATGTACATGGCATATCTACAAGAACCGACAGGATCATGGCAACTGTGATGGTAGTCCTGGCAGTAGTAACAAGTGCAGTTGCCATTTCCATCAATGTATATAACTTTTTTGGGAACAAGTCCtag
- the LOC137735127 gene encoding uncharacterized protein, which translates to MRTLASKLATYSKYYCTRNPLRNAPSRNFSTYNGRDELSLEEEAERKIGWILKLIFAGTATCVAYNIMPYMGDTLLQQSVSLLTVKDPLFKRMGASRLAQFAVDDERRMKIVEMGGAQELVNMLGGAKDDRTRNEALKALSAPSPSDKALGALHQAGAISVIRSTLDSLENAEIEKYKSSLLGRFQDLRYDFPTADVSRSVNS; encoded by the exons ATGCGCACGTTAGCATCCAAGCTCGCCACT TATTCAAAGTATTACTGTACAAGAAACCCGTTGCGCAATGCGCCTTCCCGCAATTTCTCAACTTACAACGGAAGAG ATGAGCTCTCTCTTGAAGAGGAAGCTGAAAGAAAAATTGGGTGGATATTGAAACTGATATTTGCTGGGACTGCAACTTGCGTAGCTTACAACATAATGCCTTATATGG GTGATACTTTGTTGCAACAGTCCGTGTCGTTGTTGACAGTCAAGGATCCGTTGTTTAAGAGAATGGGGGCTTCTCGATTAGCTCAGTTTGCGGTTGATG ATGAAAGGAGGATGAAAATAGTGGAGATGGGTGGTGCTCAAGAGCTGGTAAATATGTTGGGCGGTGCTAAAGATGACCGCACAAGAAATGAGGCTTTGAAAGCTCTTTCTGCTCCGTCACCTTCAG ATAAAGCTCTTGGAGCTTTACACCAGGCTGGGGCAATCTCAGTTATCAGATCTACCCTGGATTCCCTGGAGAATGCTGAAATTGAGAAATACAAGTCAAGCTTACTCGGGAGATTCCAAGATCTGAGGTACGATTTTCCAACCGCAGATGTTTCAAGGTCTGTAAACTCTTGA